The genomic DNA CGGCAACAGACAGCTCTAAAACAACAACAACCTGTACCTCTGGAGACTCTGTGATGAATGATCAAATTTGTCAGCAGATAGAAGATAGTGCGCATTTCAGGGAGCTCGTCGAAAAACGGCAACGGTTTGCCACCTTCTTATCGCTGATTATGTTAGTCGTGTACGTCGGCTTTATTTTACTCATCGCTTTTGCCCCTGGCTGGCTTGGCACGCCGCTCCATCCGGGCACCAGCGTCACGCGCGGTATCCCGATTGGGATCGGTATTATCGTCATTTCCTTCCTGTTGACCGGCGTCTATGTCTGGCGGGCTAACAACGAATTCGATCGCCTGAACAAGGCCGTACTGCGTGAGGTAAAAGCATCATGAAGAAAGTCCTGACGGCGCTTGCCGCCACACTTCCTTTCGCAGCCAACGCGGCCGATGCGATTAGCGGGCACGTTGAGCGTCAGCCGACCAACTGGCAGGCGATTATCATGTTCCTGATTTTCGTTATGCTGACGCTGTATATCACCTACTGGGCCTCGAAGCGCGTACGTTCACGCAGCGATTACTACACCGCTGGCGGCAACATTACAGGGTTTCAGAACGGGCTGGCGATCGCCGGTGACTTTATGTCAGCGGCGTCATTCCTCGGTATTTCCGCGCTGGTATACACCTCCGGCTACGATGGGCTGATTTACTCGCTCGGCTTCCTCGTTGGCTGGCCGATTATTCTGTTCCTGATTGCCGAACGTCTGCGTAATCTCGGTCGCTACACCTTCGCCGACGTCGCCTCTTACCGCCTGAAGCAGGGGCCAATCCGTATGCTTTCCGCCTGCGGTTCACTGGTGGTCGTGGCGCTGTACCTGATTGCCCAGATGGTGGGCGCGGGCAAGCTTATCGAACTGCTGTTCGGCCTTAACTACCACGTCGCCGTCGTGCTGGTGGGCGTGCTGATGGTGATGTACGTGCTGTTCGGCGGCATGCTCGCCACCACGTGGGTACAGATCATTAAAGCGGTACTGCTGCTGTTCGGCGCCAGCTTCATGGCCTTTATGGTGATGAAACACGTCGGCTTCAGCTTCAATAATCTGTTCACTGAAGCCATGGCGGTGCACCCGAAAGGCGCAGCCATCATGAGCCCAGGCGGGCTGGTGAAAGACCCGATATCGGCGCTGTCGTTAGGCCTCGGCCTGATGTTCGGTACCGCTGGTCTGCCGCATATCCTGATGCGTTTCTTCACCGTCAGCGATGCGAGCGAAGCGCGTAAGAGCGTGTTCTATGCCACCGGTTTTATGGGTTACTTCTACATTCTGACCTTTATCATCGGCTTTGGCGCGATCATGCTGGTAGGGGCAAATCCGGCGTTTAAAGATGCCGCGGGCGCGCTGATTGGCGGCAACAACATGGCGGCGGTTCACCTGGCCGATGCCGTAGGCGGTAACCTGTTCCTGGGCTTCATCTCTGCGGTCGCCTTTGCCACCATTCTGGCGGTGGTTGCTGGCCTGACGCTGGCGGGCGCTTCGGCGGTGTCTCACGACCTGT from Klebsiella sp. WP3-W18-ESBL-02 includes the following:
- a CDS encoding DUF485 domain-containing protein, which translates into the protein MNDQICQQIEDSAHFRELVEKRQRFATFLSLIMLVVYVGFILLIAFAPGWLGTPLHPGTSVTRGIPIGIGIIVISFLLTGVYVWRANNEFDRLNKAVLREVKAS
- the actP gene encoding cation/acetate symporter ActP, giving the protein MKKVLTALAATLPFAANAADAISGHVERQPTNWQAIIMFLIFVMLTLYITYWASKRVRSRSDYYTAGGNITGFQNGLAIAGDFMSAASFLGISALVYTSGYDGLIYSLGFLVGWPIILFLIAERLRNLGRYTFADVASYRLKQGPIRMLSACGSLVVVALYLIAQMVGAGKLIELLFGLNYHVAVVLVGVLMVMYVLFGGMLATTWVQIIKAVLLLFGASFMAFMVMKHVGFSFNNLFTEAMAVHPKGAAIMSPGGLVKDPISALSLGLGLMFGTAGLPHILMRFFTVSDASEARKSVFYATGFMGYFYILTFIIGFGAIMLVGANPAFKDAAGALIGGNNMAAVHLADAVGGNLFLGFISAVAFATILAVVAGLTLAGASAVSHDLYANVFKKGATEREELKVSKITVLVLGVVAILLGILFENQNIAFMVGLAFSIAASCNFPIILLSMYWSKLTTRGAMIGGWLGLLTAVVLMILGPTIWVTILGHEKAIFPYEYPALFSIAIAFIGIWFFSATDNSAEGNLEREQFRAQFIRSQTGLGIDQGRAH